A part of Oncorhynchus gorbuscha isolate QuinsamMale2020 ecotype Even-year linkage group LG09, OgorEven_v1.0, whole genome shotgun sequence genomic DNA contains:
- the LOC124043031 gene encoding probable serpin E3 isoform X2 produces MRRLSMTSLFVCFWLARSGQCDASFQDSMGELHTEFAVRLYRTLKETENNSNLIASPLSVSLSLGLLQLGARGNTLAQLEAALGYDVNDMQVQDFLLRSQRDVGNSSQGVRLQQACALFIQTGVQLLPVFTQHAAALSNSSLVRANFSQHNQTRSQLQQWGRNHGTGEPLQSGGSGELFGSGEAQGETSLWAKRLQMALVNTVNFRGVWQKQFLFTDTQNLPFTLSDGSTIKVPMMHQATEVNFGQFRTLSDQRYTVLELPYLGRSLSLLVALPSDRKTPLSSLESQITPRAVATWDTGLRRTKMDVLLPRFKMQSRFNLRLVLPSMGVRDAFNPMAADFTGISEEGLYVSDAFHEARIEVTEDGTKAAAVTAMVLLKRSRAPVFKADRPFFFLLRQVSTGSVLFMGRVMNPAEQAP; encoded by the exons ATGCGTCGCCTGTCGATGACCTCACTATTCGTCTGCTTCTGGTTGGCGCGGAGCGGTCAGTGTGACGCCAGCTTTCAGGACTCCATGGGAGAGCTGCACACAGAGTTCGCCGTCAGACTCTACCGAACGCTCAAAGAGACGGAGAATAACTCCAACCTGATCGCGTCGCCGCTGAGCGTCTCGCTGTCCTTGGGACTTCTGCAGCTGGGCGCCCGCGGCAACACGCTGGCACAACTGGAGGCGGCGCTGGGATATGACGTCAACG ACATGCAGGTGCAGGACTTCCTGTTGCGGTCGCAGAGGGACGTGGGTAACTCCAGTCAAGGGGTGCGGCTCCAGCAGGCCTGCGCCCTATTCATCCAGACCGGCGTCCAGCTCCTTCCTGTTTTTACCCAGCATGCAGCAGCCCTGAGCAACAGCAGTCTGGTCCGAGCCAACTTCAGTCAGCACAACCAAACCCGCAGCCAGCTGCAACAGTGGGGACGTAACCACGGCACCGGTGAGCCGCTCCAGTCCGGTGGCAGCGGGGAGCTGTTTGGGTCTGGCGAGGCCCAGGGAGAGACCTCGTTGTGGGCCAAGCGGCTGCAGATGGCCCTGGTCAACACTGTAAACTTCCGGGGCGTGTGGCAGAAACAGTTCCTCTTCACAGACACCCAGAACCTTCCCTTCACCCTGTCGGACGGCAGCACCATCAAGGTGCCCATGATGCACCAGGCCACAGAGGTCAACTTTG GGCAGTTCCGCACCTTGTCAGACCAGCGTTACACAGTCCTGGAGCTGCCGTACCTGGGCCGTTCCCTCAGTCTGCTGGTGGCCCTGCCCAGTGACAGGAAGACACCTCTGTCCTCGCTGGAATCCCAGATAACACCCCGCGCTGTGGCCACTTGGGACACTGGCCTCCGTAGAACCAAGATGGATGTCCTCCTCCCCAG GTTTAAAATGCAGAGTAGGTTCAACCTGAGGTTGGTTCTGCCGTCAATGGGGGTCAGAGACGCCTTCAACCCAATGGCAGCAGACTTCACCGGCATCTCAG AGGAAGGCCTGTATGTGTCAGATGCCTTTCATGAGGCCAGGATAGAGGTAACAGAGGACGGGACCAAGGCAGCGGCAGTAACCGCTATGGTGCTACTCAAACGATCCCGAGCTCCCGTCTTCAAAGCAGACAGACCTTTCTTCTTCCTCCTGCGACAAGTCAGCACAG gatCTGTTCTATTTATGGGGCGTGTGATGAATCCAGCTGAACAGGCACCCTAG
- the LOC124043031 gene encoding probable serpin E3 isoform X1 codes for MRRLSMTSLFVCFWLARSGQCDASFQDSMGELHTEFAVRLYRTLKETENNSNLIASPLSVSLSLGLLQLGARGNTLAQLEAALGYDVNDMQVQDFLLRSQRDVGNSSQGVRLQQACALFIQTGVQLLPVFTQHAAALSNSSLVRANFSQHNQTRSQLQQWGRNHGTGEPLQSGGSGELFGSGEAQGETSLWAKRLQMALVNTVNFRGVWQKQFLFTDTQNLPFTLSDGSTIKVPMMHQATEVNFGQFRTLSDQRYTVLELPYLGRSLSLLVALPSDRKTPLSSLESQITPRAVATWDTGLRRTKMDVLLPRFKMQSRFNLRLVLPSMGVRDAFNPMAADFTGISAEEGLYVSDAFHEARIEVTEDGTKAAAVTAMVLLKRSRAPVFKADRPFFFLLRQVSTGSVLFMGRVMNPAEQAP; via the exons ATGCGTCGCCTGTCGATGACCTCACTATTCGTCTGCTTCTGGTTGGCGCGGAGCGGTCAGTGTGACGCCAGCTTTCAGGACTCCATGGGAGAGCTGCACACAGAGTTCGCCGTCAGACTCTACCGAACGCTCAAAGAGACGGAGAATAACTCCAACCTGATCGCGTCGCCGCTGAGCGTCTCGCTGTCCTTGGGACTTCTGCAGCTGGGCGCCCGCGGCAACACGCTGGCACAACTGGAGGCGGCGCTGGGATATGACGTCAACG ACATGCAGGTGCAGGACTTCCTGTTGCGGTCGCAGAGGGACGTGGGTAACTCCAGTCAAGGGGTGCGGCTCCAGCAGGCCTGCGCCCTATTCATCCAGACCGGCGTCCAGCTCCTTCCTGTTTTTACCCAGCATGCAGCAGCCCTGAGCAACAGCAGTCTGGTCCGAGCCAACTTCAGTCAGCACAACCAAACCCGCAGCCAGCTGCAACAGTGGGGACGTAACCACGGCACCGGTGAGCCGCTCCAGTCCGGTGGCAGCGGGGAGCTGTTTGGGTCTGGCGAGGCCCAGGGAGAGACCTCGTTGTGGGCCAAGCGGCTGCAGATGGCCCTGGTCAACACTGTAAACTTCCGGGGCGTGTGGCAGAAACAGTTCCTCTTCACAGACACCCAGAACCTTCCCTTCACCCTGTCGGACGGCAGCACCATCAAGGTGCCCATGATGCACCAGGCCACAGAGGTCAACTTTG GGCAGTTCCGCACCTTGTCAGACCAGCGTTACACAGTCCTGGAGCTGCCGTACCTGGGCCGTTCCCTCAGTCTGCTGGTGGCCCTGCCCAGTGACAGGAAGACACCTCTGTCCTCGCTGGAATCCCAGATAACACCCCGCGCTGTGGCCACTTGGGACACTGGCCTCCGTAGAACCAAGATGGATGTCCTCCTCCCCAG GTTTAAAATGCAGAGTAGGTTCAACCTGAGGTTGGTTCTGCCGTCAATGGGGGTCAGAGACGCCTTCAACCCAATGGCAGCAGACTTCACCGGCATCTCAG CAGAGGAAGGCCTGTATGTGTCAGATGCCTTTCATGAGGCCAGGATAGAGGTAACAGAGGACGGGACCAAGGCAGCGGCAGTAACCGCTATGGTGCTACTCAAACGATCCCGAGCTCCCGTCTTCAAAGCAGACAGACCTTTCTTCTTCCTCCTGCGACAAGTCAGCACAG gatCTGTTCTATTTATGGGGCGTGTGATGAATCCAGCTGAACAGGCACCCTAG